A genomic stretch from Pirellulales bacterium includes:
- the ispF gene encoding 2-C-methyl-D-erythritol 2,4-cyclodiphosphate synthase has translation MATSFRIGLGEDSHRTAEGGPLRIGGLDVPHDKHLAGHSDADVLLHAVTDALLGAAGLPDLGHMFPNTEEGNRNRDSAEMLRLAYDRVVNGGYRLVNLDCVVSAERPKLSPFREAIAKRIAAILEVDASQVNVKAKTGEGAGEIGRGELIAARCVTLIEMI, from the coding sequence GTGGCGACCAGTTTCCGCATCGGCTTGGGCGAGGATTCCCATCGCACGGCCGAGGGAGGCCCGCTGCGGATCGGCGGACTCGACGTGCCGCACGACAAGCACTTGGCGGGCCATAGCGACGCCGACGTGCTGCTTCATGCCGTCACCGACGCGCTGCTGGGAGCCGCCGGGCTGCCCGATCTTGGACACATGTTTCCCAACACGGAGGAAGGAAACCGCAATCGCGACTCCGCCGAAATGCTGCGGCTGGCCTACGACCGCGTGGTCAACGGCGGCTATCGCTTGGTGAACCTCGACTGCGTCGTCTCGGCCGAGCGCCCCAAACTCTCGCCCTTTCGCGAGGCGATCGCCAAACGAATCGCCGCGATCCTGGAGGTCGACGCCTCCCAGGTCAACGTCAAAGCGAAGACCGGCGAAGGCGCTGGCGAGATCGGCCGCGGGGAACTGATCGCGGCGCGGTGCGTGACGTTGATCGAGATGATTTGA
- the ruvB gene encoding Holliday junction branch migration DNA helicase RuvB, translated as MAREALYNGDDMEPAGEPPARYASLTREEDAALRPQRMEDMIGQRAVYERLKIAVDAARIRQEPLGHVLLDGPPGLGKTTFATCIPRALDVPLQIASGAALSAPKDLLPYLTNAEEGSVLFIDEIHRLPKAVEEFMYPAMEDFRVDITLGEGVSARTVNLALRPFTVIGATTRTGLLSAPLRDRFQVREHLEFYSHDELRQIVERNANKLKVEIERDASLKIAACSRGTPRIANNRLRWVRDYATTKADGRITLAVAEAALAMLGVDLQGLDGQDRKYLETVLRVFHGGPVGVEAIAHTLNTAVDTLTDEVEPFLLRAELVIRSPRGRKLTAKGYEHLGATPPDESGQRSLFE; from the coding sequence ATGGCTCGCGAAGCTCTTTACAATGGCGACGACATGGAACCGGCCGGCGAGCCGCCGGCCCGCTACGCCTCGCTCACCCGCGAGGAGGATGCCGCGCTGCGGCCGCAGCGGATGGAGGACATGATCGGCCAGCGGGCGGTGTACGAGCGGCTGAAGATCGCGGTCGACGCGGCCCGCATTCGCCAGGAACCGCTGGGGCATGTGTTGCTTGACGGCCCGCCGGGGCTGGGGAAGACGACCTTCGCCACCTGCATCCCGCGCGCCCTCGACGTGCCGCTGCAGATCGCCAGCGGCGCGGCCCTGTCGGCGCCGAAGGACCTGCTCCCTTACCTCACCAACGCTGAGGAGGGGTCGGTGCTGTTCATCGATGAAATCCACCGGCTTCCCAAAGCGGTCGAAGAGTTCATGTACCCGGCGATGGAGGACTTTCGGGTCGACATCACGCTGGGCGAGGGGGTGAGCGCCCGAACCGTCAATTTGGCGCTCCGGCCGTTCACCGTGATCGGCGCCACGACTCGCACCGGGTTGTTGTCGGCGCCGCTCCGCGATCGGTTCCAGGTGCGCGAACATCTCGAGTTCTACTCTCACGACGAACTGCGGCAGATCGTCGAACGGAACGCGAACAAGCTCAAAGTCGAGATCGAGCGCGACGCGTCGCTGAAGATCGCAGCGTGCAGTCGCGGGACGCCGCGGATCGCCAACAACCGCCTCCGCTGGGTCCGCGACTATGCGACGACCAAGGCGGACGGGCGGATCACGCTGGCCGTGGCCGAGGCGGCGCTGGCCATGCTGGGGGTCGACCTGCAGGGGCTCGACGGCCAAGACCGCAAGTACCTGGAGACCGTTCTGCGAGTCTTCCACGGCGGCCCGGTCGGGGTCGAGGCGATCGCCCACACGCTCAACACGGCGGTCGATACGCTGACCGACGAGGTCGAGCCGTTTCTCTTGCGGGCTGAGTTGGTGATCCGCAGCCCGCGAGGGCGGAAGCTCACGGCGAAGGGTTACGAACATCTCGGCGCGACGCCGCCGGACGAGTCCGGGCAGCGCTCGTTGTTCGAGTAG
- the rpmF gene encoding 50S ribosomal protein L32, giving the protein MAVPKRKHSNSRTGMRRSHDALKRKQLQSCPKCGTATPSHVACSNCGHYMGRTMVETEE; this is encoded by the coding sequence ATGGCCGTTCCCAAGCGCAAGCATTCCAATTCCCGCACTGGCATGCGTCGTTCGCACGACGCTCTGAAGCGCAAACAGCTCCAATCGTGCCCCAAGTGCGGCACGGCCACGCCGTCCCACGTCGCTTGCAGCAACTGCGGCCACTACATGGGTCGGACGATGGTCGAGACAGAGGAGTAG
- a CDS encoding alpha/beta hydrolase — protein MLVMYVGVCLAMMLLERRLVYQPPPRRFAPLTSSSCEDVWFSAADGTKLHGVFFPAPESQTVVLYCHGNGEDVAQGLSLGNRLRSQLGANVFLFDYRGYGRSEGTPDEDGVLQDGLAAQRWLAERSQCRPDQIVLIGRSLGGGVATNLAARQGARGLVLQNTFADMSATAATHYPWLPVRWLMRNRYPSEQRISTYQGPLLQSHGTADRLVPYSHGRRLFDACPSEDKQFFTIEGGGHNDPEPPEYEAALQDWFDGLPTSTDVAEP, from the coding sequence TTGCTTGTCATGTACGTCGGCGTGTGCCTTGCCATGATGCTGCTGGAAAGGCGATTGGTCTATCAGCCGCCCCCCCGTCGATTCGCACCCCTGACAAGCAGTTCGTGCGAGGATGTTTGGTTTTCAGCGGCCGACGGAACCAAGCTCCACGGGGTGTTCTTTCCGGCGCCGGAATCGCAGACGGTCGTGCTGTATTGTCACGGCAACGGCGAGGACGTGGCGCAAGGACTTTCGCTTGGGAATCGTTTGCGGTCCCAACTCGGCGCCAACGTCTTTCTCTTCGACTATCGCGGTTACGGTCGGAGCGAAGGAACCCCCGACGAGGACGGAGTGCTGCAGGACGGTCTCGCCGCGCAGCGTTGGCTCGCCGAGCGAAGCCAATGTCGCCCCGACCAGATTGTCCTCATCGGCCGCTCGCTGGGAGGGGGCGTCGCGACCAATCTCGCCGCGCGACAAGGAGCGCGGGGACTCGTTCTGCAGAATACGTTCGCCGACATGAGCGCGACGGCCGCGACGCACTATCCCTGGCTGCCTGTGCGCTGGCTCATGCGGAATCGCTATCCCTCGGAGCAGCGGATCAGCACGTACCAAGGCCCGCTTTTGCAGAGTCACGGCACGGCCGATCGGCTGGTCCCGTACTCGCACGGGCGGCGATTGTTCGACGCTTGCCCCAGCGAGGACAAGCAGTTTTTCACGATCGAAGGGGGAGGCCACAACGATCCCGAGCCCCCCGAGTACGAGGCGGCCCTGCAAGACTGGTTCGACGGCTTGCCGACGTCAACGGATGTCGCAGAGCCGTAG
- a CDS encoding prolipoprotein diacylglyceryl transferase, whose product MLAAVGTGFVLSRRSQARLDVSASQRLGVAVGAFCGAMLGAKLPFVLSDWNAFLSGAAWFADGKTILCGLAGGYLGVEIAKWALEVRVKTGDSFAVPVAAAIGVGRLGCFIGGCCYGTPTGLPWGVRFPTAGDELPRHPTQLYEAAFHLAAAVVLWQLQQEGRFRGQLVKLYFLAYFAYRFGSEFIRPEARQWGGLTGYQWACLALAALFAWLWRRDARSLFSQRIDPPTVTATRTTSAARTRPAASRRDVRNPSP is encoded by the coding sequence ATGCTTGCCGCGGTCGGGACGGGATTCGTCCTGTCTCGGCGGTCGCAGGCGCGATTGGATGTGTCGGCGAGCCAGCGTCTGGGGGTCGCGGTCGGCGCCTTTTGCGGGGCGATGCTCGGGGCGAAGTTGCCGTTCGTGCTGTCTGACTGGAACGCCTTCCTCTCTGGCGCCGCGTGGTTCGCCGACGGCAAGACGATTCTCTGCGGGCTCGCGGGGGGATACCTCGGCGTCGAGATCGCCAAGTGGGCCCTCGAGGTGCGCGTGAAGACCGGCGATTCGTTCGCCGTCCCCGTGGCTGCGGCCATCGGCGTCGGACGTCTCGGGTGCTTCATCGGCGGCTGCTGCTACGGCACGCCGACCGGGCTGCCCTGGGGCGTGCGGTTCCCGACCGCCGGCGACGAGTTGCCGCGGCACCCGACCCAACTCTACGAGGCGGCGTTCCACCTTGCCGCGGCGGTCGTGCTATGGCAGCTTCAGCAGGAGGGCCGTTTCCGCGGGCAGTTGGTGAAGCTCTACTTCTTGGCGTACTTCGCGTATCGGTTTGGAAGCGAATTCATTCGCCCCGAGGCACGTCAGTGGGGCGGCCTGACCGGTTACCAGTGGGCCTGCTTGGCCCTGGCGGCGCTGTTCGCGTGGCTGTGGCGCCGTGACGCCCGCAGCCTATTCTCTCAGAGAATAGACCCGCCGACCGTAACCGCTACTCGAACAACGAGCGCTGCCCGGACTCGTCCGGCGGCGTCGCGCCGAGATGTTCGTAACCCTTCGCCGTGA
- a CDS encoding Holliday junction DNA helicase RuvA: MITKITGKPVTVVGEELTLAVGAFEYEVLIPEFARRYLQGQIGREVSLHTIEYIEGSAQGGRLTPRLVGFLNSAEREFFELICQVDGVGVKKALRAMVRPVQEVAALIEDQDSKGLAALPGIGPATADRVIAKLRRKMPKFALLVGRELPEVDGVARDVAAETFEALRTLGHSEADARRLVEAALERKKKYKDVDELLRAVYEQRTIR, encoded by the coding sequence ATGATCACCAAAATCACCGGCAAGCCCGTGACCGTCGTTGGCGAGGAGCTCACCCTCGCCGTGGGGGCGTTCGAGTACGAGGTGCTCATCCCCGAGTTTGCCCGGCGCTACTTGCAGGGGCAGATCGGCCGCGAGGTGAGTCTCCACACAATCGAGTACATCGAGGGGAGCGCGCAGGGGGGCCGCCTGACGCCGCGATTGGTCGGGTTTCTCAACTCGGCCGAGCGGGAGTTCTTCGAACTCATCTGTCAGGTCGATGGCGTCGGAGTGAAGAAGGCCCTGCGTGCGATGGTTCGGCCGGTGCAGGAGGTGGCGGCGCTGATCGAGGACCAGGACTCAAAGGGTTTGGCGGCGCTCCCGGGCATCGGCCCCGCAACGGCGGATCGCGTCATCGCCAAATTGCGCCGCAAGATGCCGAAGTTCGCCCTGCTCGTCGGCCGCGAACTCCCCGAGGTCGATGGCGTCGCTCGCGACGTCGCCGCCGAGACCTTCGAAGCGCTCCGCACCCTGGGTCACAGCGAGGCCGACGCCCGGCGGCTTGTCGAAGCGGCCCTCGAGCGGAAGAAGAAATATAAGGACGTCGACGAATTGCTGCGCGCCGTGTACGAGCAGCGGACGATTCGCTAG
- a CDS encoding radical SAM protein encodes MTAVYRDHAFLGVTQSLCPECFALVPAKIVERGGRIYFQKRCREHGPREDFVCSDARWWDKLEYSLPGKVPVAFGVDDSRGPLRGCPYDCGLCTEHEQHTCIGIVEINSACNLECPMCFASSGPGGSHLSFDDCRRAIDRLVEVEGRPEILQLSGGEPTIHPRFLDVWRYAVERPIDIVMINTNGVRLANDRALVDALAERRTRTEIYLQFDGFADDGCRTLRGESLVETKLRAVERLGEAGLRTILVCTVQSGVNDGELGAIVRYAVERPWITGVSLQPACYVGRRVLPAEMTRRSTFPEAIRQVCEQTAGDGENAWRESDFTPLPCAHPNAHTLAYAYRRKGRLLPLARFVNLDEHLDLLSGRITFDRPRAKALIGEYLSRLACGGGDCGCAPPADFAALSSSAGPPSPVPANEPRALAPGALQVLDSLEGRPRPAPSAQVAGQRFDEDDLAAEFFARAVAEELAPEDVFRITTTSFMDAYNFDVRQAMKECVHFVLPTGHVVPFSAYNLLYRTGRAPLPELRTAEAAEVAALAGAAPVMQA; translated from the coding sequence ATGACCGCAGTTTACCGTGACCATGCGTTCTTGGGCGTCACGCAGTCGTTGTGCCCCGAGTGCTTCGCGCTTGTCCCCGCGAAGATCGTCGAACGCGGCGGGCGGATCTACTTTCAAAAACGGTGCCGCGAGCACGGGCCCCGCGAGGACTTCGTCTGCAGCGACGCCCGGTGGTGGGACAAGCTCGAGTACAGCCTGCCGGGCAAAGTTCCCGTGGCGTTCGGGGTCGACGACTCCCGCGGCCCGCTGCGCGGCTGTCCCTACGACTGCGGGCTGTGCACCGAGCACGAACAGCATACCTGCATCGGCATCGTCGAGATCAACTCGGCCTGCAATCTCGAGTGCCCGATGTGCTTCGCATCAAGCGGCCCCGGCGGGTCGCATTTGTCGTTCGACGATTGCCGGCGGGCGATCGACCGACTCGTCGAGGTCGAGGGCCGACCCGAAATCCTGCAGCTCTCGGGAGGCGAGCCGACGATCCACCCTCGGTTTCTCGACGTGTGGCGGTACGCCGTCGAACGGCCGATCGACATCGTTATGATCAACACCAACGGCGTGCGGCTGGCGAACGACCGAGCGCTGGTCGACGCCCTGGCCGAACGCCGGACGCGGACCGAGATCTACCTGCAGTTCGACGGGTTCGCCGACGACGGCTGCCGCACACTGCGGGGGGAGTCGTTGGTCGAGACGAAGTTGCGGGCCGTCGAGCGGCTCGGCGAGGCGGGGTTGCGGACGATCCTCGTCTGCACGGTCCAGAGCGGCGTCAACGACGGCGAATTGGGGGCGATCGTCCGGTATGCCGTCGAGCGACCCTGGATTACGGGTGTGAGCCTTCAGCCGGCGTGCTACGTGGGGCGGCGCGTGCTGCCCGCGGAGATGACCCGGCGGTCGACCTTTCCCGAAGCGATTCGCCAAGTGTGCGAGCAAACCGCCGGCGACGGCGAGAACGCTTGGCGAGAGAGCGACTTTACGCCGCTGCCGTGCGCTCACCCCAACGCCCACACGCTGGCGTACGCCTATCGGCGCAAGGGGCGACTCTTGCCGCTGGCGCGGTTCGTGAACCTCGACGAGCACCTCGATTTGCTGTCGGGACGAATCACGTTCGACCGCCCGCGGGCCAAAGCCCTCATTGGCGAGTACCTGTCGCGGCTCGCCTGCGGCGGCGGCGACTGCGGCTGCGCTCCCCCGGCGGATTTTGCGGCGCTCAGTTCGAGCGCCGGGCCGCCTAGCCCCGTCCCTGCGAATGAGCCGCGGGCGCTAGCCCCGGGCGCGCTGCAGGTCTTGGATTCCCTCGAGGGTCGCCCGAGGCCAGCGCCTTCGGCTCAAGTTGCGGGACAACGCTTCGACGAAGACGATCTCGCGGCGGAGTTCTTCGCCCGCGCCGTCGCCGAGGAACTCGCCCCCGAAGACGTGTTCCGCATCACGACGACCAGCTTCATGGACGCCTATAACTTCGACGTCCGCCAGGCGATGAAGGAATGCGTCCACTTCGTGTTGCCTACGGGCCACGTCGTCCCCTTCTCGGCCTACAACCTCCTATACCGCACGGGCCGCGCACCGTTGCCGGAATTGCGCACCGCAGAGGCTGCGGAGGTCGCAGCGCTGGCGGGGGCGGCCCCAGTCATGCAGGCATGA
- the ruvC gene encoding crossover junction endodeoxyribonuclease RuvC, translating into MRILGVDPGLNTTGYGVVDRTGRTLKLVEAGIVRGRSKGNLPARVLEIYDGIREVIESLAPDAVALEKLYAHYDRPTTALLMGHARGVIVLAATQAGAPVFDYGATQVKKTLTGNGRAPKSQMQQAVQRELRLSALPEPADVADALAIAMCHAWTGKP; encoded by the coding sequence ATGCGAATCCTCGGCGTCGATCCTGGCCTCAACACGACTGGTTACGGGGTCGTCGACCGGACGGGTCGAACGCTGAAACTCGTCGAGGCGGGAATCGTGCGCGGACGGTCGAAGGGGAATCTTCCCGCGCGGGTGCTGGAGATCTACGACGGAATTCGGGAGGTGATCGAGTCGCTCGCGCCGGATGCGGTCGCGCTCGAGAAACTCTACGCCCACTACGACCGACCGACGACGGCGCTGCTTATGGGGCACGCCCGAGGGGTGATCGTGCTCGCGGCGACGCAGGCCGGGGCGCCGGTGTTCGACTACGGGGCGACGCAGGTCAAAAAGACCCTCACCGGCAACGGCCGGGCGCCGAAGTCGCAGATGCAGCAGGCCGTGCAGCGGGAACTGCGGCTGTCGGCCCTTCCCGAGCCGGCCGACGTCGCCGACGCGCTGGCGATCGCGATGTGCCACGCATGGACGGGCAAGCCGTGA
- a CDS encoding alpha/beta fold hydrolase, with protein MLVFPAPSRRSGDWEPADLPYEDLVFTGEDGTRLHGWYMLHPAPRAFLLYSHGNGEHVARLAPRLLELRERVGVAAFAWDYRGYGKSQGRPTAELTIADARRAQLVLAARAGIDPAEVVAVGHSLGGGVSVGLAARHEVRGLVLERTFARLQDAAAYHFPWLPVRWLMRNEFPSIEDIRRYCGPLLASHGTQDEVVPYAMGRELFDACPSPWKEFFTIPEGRHNDPQPPEYDATLADWLDRLPPRGTRAERNGQSLQASEG; from the coding sequence ATGCTCGTCTTCCCCGCCCCGAGCCGTCGCTCGGGGGACTGGGAGCCTGCGGACTTGCCCTACGAAGACCTCGTCTTCACGGGCGAGGACGGCACGCGGCTTCACGGGTGGTACATGCTGCATCCGGCGCCGCGGGCCTTCCTGTTGTACAGCCACGGCAACGGCGAGCACGTCGCCCGACTCGCCCCGCGGCTGCTGGAATTGCGCGAGCGGGTCGGGGTCGCAGCCTTTGCCTGGGACTACCGCGGTTACGGCAAAAGCCAAGGACGACCGACTGCCGAATTGACGATCGCCGACGCCCGGCGGGCGCAACTTGTCCTGGCTGCGCGTGCGGGGATCGACCCTGCCGAGGTCGTCGCGGTTGGTCATTCGCTGGGGGGCGGGGTCTCGGTCGGGCTCGCGGCTCGGCACGAAGTGCGGGGGCTGGTGCTCGAGCGGACCTTCGCCCGACTGCAGGACGCCGCGGCGTATCACTTCCCGTGGCTCCCGGTGCGGTGGCTGATGCGCAACGAGTTTCCGTCGATTGAGGACATTCGCCGTTACTGCGGTCCGCTCCTCGCGAGCCATGGCACGCAGGACGAAGTCGTCCCCTACGCGATGGGCCGCGAGTTGTTTGACGCCTGTCCCAGTCCCTGGAAGGAGTTTTTCACGATTCCGGAGGGTCGTCACAACGACCCGCAGCCGCCGGAGTATGACGCGACACTGGCCGACTGGCTCGACCGTTTGCCCCCCCGCGGGACGCGAGCGGAAAGGAACGGGCAAAGCCTTCAAGCGAGCGAGGGATGA
- the fabD gene encoding ACP S-malonyltransferase, with translation MPTAFLFPGQGAQSVGMGAELAASLPAAKSLFDRAGEILGYDLLELCTNGPAESLDATDHSQPALYVCSLAALEKLRGENPALVDGAAIAAGLSLGEYTALAFAGALDFESGLRLVQQRGSAMQAASDLAPSGMVSVLGFELPQVQELCDQCREGQVLQVANMLCPGNIVVSGDDDACARIAAAAEAAGAMKVIPLAVAGAFHTSLMSPARERLAKALADVAISKPRIPVVSNVDARPHDDPTEIRRLLEEQLTNPVRWEDSMRWLIDDFKATECYEIGPGRVLKGLLKRIDRKFPCENVSA, from the coding sequence ATGCCCACCGCCTTTCTTTTTCCCGGCCAGGGCGCCCAGTCGGTTGGGATGGGCGCTGAGCTTGCCGCCTCGTTGCCGGCGGCCAAGTCGCTGTTCGATCGCGCCGGCGAGATCCTGGGCTACGATCTCCTGGAACTCTGCACCAACGGCCCAGCCGAGTCGCTCGACGCGACCGATCACAGCCAGCCGGCGCTCTATGTCTGCAGCCTTGCGGCGCTGGAAAAGCTGCGGGGCGAGAACCCGGCCCTCGTGGACGGCGCCGCGATCGCCGCGGGGCTCTCGCTGGGCGAATACACCGCGCTGGCGTTCGCCGGGGCGCTCGATTTCGAGTCGGGCCTGCGACTGGTCCAGCAGCGCGGCAGCGCGATGCAGGCCGCGTCCGATCTGGCGCCCAGCGGCATGGTGAGCGTGCTGGGGTTCGAGCTGCCGCAGGTCCAGGAACTTTGCGACCAATGTCGCGAGGGCCAAGTGCTGCAGGTCGCCAACATGCTCTGCCCGGGCAACATCGTCGTCTCGGGGGACGATGACGCGTGCGCCCGGATCGCCGCCGCGGCCGAAGCGGCCGGGGCGATGAAGGTGATCCCGCTGGCGGTCGCGGGGGCATTTCACACGTCGCTGATGTCCCCGGCCCGGGAACGACTCGCCAAGGCGCTGGCGGACGTCGCGATTTCCAAGCCGCGAATTCCCGTCGTCTCGAACGTCGACGCCCGCCCCCACGACGACCCGACGGAGATCCGCCGCCTGCTCGAGGAGCAGCTCACCAACCCCGTGCGGTGGGAGGACTCGATGCGGTGGCTCATCGACGACTTCAAGGCGACCGAGTGCTACGAAATCGGCCCGGGCCGCGTGCTCAAGGGGCTGCTCAAACGCATCGACCGCAAGTTCCCGTGCGAAAACGTCTCGGCGTGA
- the cysS gene encoding cysteine--tRNA ligase yields the protein MPATAEKIDSMQLSDPHSSLTIYNTLSKKKEPFRTVRPGRVGIYLCGPTVYDKAHIGHMVGPVIFDCIKRYLTYSGYEVTWVVNITDVDDKLINKAAERGITMFDVAEENIKDYHDNLAALGVDQIDHFPRATECMDEIIALTQSLVDRGFAYAADGDVFFNVMKDRAYGKLSNRTVEGMQGDGGGAAGRKQNAADFALWKGAKPGEPSWDSPWGPGRPGWHIECSAMSKKLLGETFDIHGGGLDLVFPHHENEIAQSECCHERAFALYWAHNGLLRRDATAGKIGGKAERAGEGASALATSREASAPGEDAVSGKMSRSKGAGGLAQLIAKQGGERIRFFLLRTHYRSTVLFSEPAIEEAGVGLESFYRLFKRYNRVTGRDFYELTAPNGRDAAKPQPSGDPALDAAAACREKFIAAMDDDFNTGGAIAELFELAKIVNKYCDDHKLETDAASNPQGVATFESLLVTLKELANTLGLFLEPPASAGGGADADLLAAAMGVVIGLRAEARAAKNFATADAIRDGLKPLAIVIEDRPTGAEWTGGGEGALDGVMQLLIQLRATARASKDFATSDAVRDRLKAIGVALEDRAGGTEWVRG from the coding sequence ATGCCCGCGACCGCCGAAAAGATCGATTCCATGCAACTCTCCGATCCGCACTCGTCGCTGACGATCTACAACACGCTTTCGAAGAAGAAAGAGCCGTTCCGCACGGTTCGGCCGGGTCGGGTCGGGATCTACCTGTGCGGGCCCACGGTGTACGACAAAGCCCACATCGGTCACATGGTCGGGCCGGTGATCTTCGACTGCATCAAGCGGTACCTGACCTACTCGGGCTACGAGGTGACCTGGGTCGTCAACATCACCGACGTCGACGACAAGCTGATCAACAAGGCCGCCGAGCGCGGCATCACGATGTTCGACGTCGCCGAGGAGAACATCAAGGACTATCACGACAATCTTGCGGCGCTAGGGGTCGACCAAATCGACCACTTCCCCCGCGCGACCGAGTGCATGGACGAGATCATTGCCCTGACCCAGTCGCTCGTCGACCGGGGGTTCGCCTATGCGGCCGACGGCGACGTGTTTTTCAACGTGATGAAGGACCGCGCGTACGGCAAGCTCTCAAACCGTACGGTCGAGGGAATGCAGGGAGACGGCGGCGGGGCGGCGGGGCGCAAGCAAAACGCGGCCGACTTCGCCCTGTGGAAGGGCGCCAAGCCGGGCGAGCCGTCGTGGGACAGTCCCTGGGGGCCGGGTCGTCCCGGATGGCACATCGAATGCTCGGCGATGAGCAAGAAGCTGCTCGGCGAAACGTTCGACATTCACGGCGGCGGGCTCGACCTGGTGTTTCCGCACCATGAAAACGAAATCGCCCAAAGCGAGTGCTGCCACGAGCGAGCGTTCGCCCTGTACTGGGCCCATAACGGCCTGTTGCGCCGCGACGCAACCGCCGGCAAGATCGGCGGCAAGGCCGAACGCGCCGGCGAGGGCGCTTCAGCGCTCGCAACGAGCCGGGAAGCGTCAGCTCCCGGAGAAGACGCCGTCAGCGGCAAAATGAGCCGCAGCAAAGGCGCCGGCGGCCTCGCCCAACTCATCGCCAAACAAGGGGGCGAGCGAATCCGCTTCTTCCTCCTGCGCACCCACTACCGCAGCACGGTGCTGTTCAGCGAACCGGCGATCGAGGAGGCCGGCGTCGGGCTCGAGTCGTTCTATCGGTTGTTCAAGCGTTACAACCGCGTCACGGGGCGCGACTTCTACGAGCTGACCGCGCCCAACGGTCGAGACGCCGCTAAGCCGCAACCGTCCGGCGATCCGGCGCTCGACGCCGCGGCCGCCTGCCGGGAGAAGTTCATCGCGGCGATGGACGACGACTTCAACACGGGCGGCGCGATCGCCGAGCTTTTTGAACTGGCAAAGATCGTCAACAAATATTGCGATGATCACAAACTGGAAACCGACGCCGCGAGCAATCCGCAGGGCGTCGCCACGTTTGAATCGCTGCTGGTCACGCTGAAGGAACTCGCGAACACGCTCGGCCTCTTCCTCGAGCCCCCGGCGTCAGCCGGGGGAGGCGCCGACGCCGACCTGCTCGCCGCCGCGATGGGGGTGGTGATCGGCCTCCGGGCCGAAGCCCGGGCCGCGAAGAATTTCGCGACCGCCGACGCGATCCGCGACGGGCTGAAGCCGCTGGCAATCGTCATCGAGGACCGCCCGACAGGCGCCGAATGGACCGGCGGCGGAGAGGGAGCCTTGGACGGCGTCATGCAACTGCTCATTCAGCTCCGCGCGACGGCCCGCGCAAGCAAGGATTTCGCCACCAGCGACGCGGTCCGCGATCGCCTCAAAGCGATCGGGGTCGCCCTCGAAGATCGCGCCGGGGGAACTGAGTGGGTGCGAGGGTAG